A single window of Rhodococcus jostii RHA1 DNA harbors:
- a CDS encoding NADP-dependent oxidoreductase, whose translation MTSVNRQVRLAKRPVGRPDDSTWEITSEPIPEPADGEFTVKVDYVSLDPAMRGWLDDVKSYVPPVAIGEVMRTHAVGRVVASKNAKFPEGQLVSGQFGVQEFALSDGRGALAVDESLAPAPTWLGALGFPGMTAYFGLTDVGKLEKGDTVLISGAAGAVGSIAGQIAKLKGATVIGIAGGPEKCAWLTEDLGFDAAIDYKSESVGKALRAAAPDGIDIYFDNVGGEILDAALARLRKNARVALCGAISGYNATDPQPGPSRYLSLLVNRASMTGFIVFDYLDRFPEGMEAMSEWIRAGEIVTREQVETGGVEAFGRTLNLLFDGANTGKLVLEIGDH comes from the coding sequence GTGACATCCGTGAACAGGCAGGTCCGACTGGCGAAGCGCCCGGTCGGCCGTCCCGACGACTCCACCTGGGAGATCACGTCGGAACCGATCCCCGAACCCGCGGACGGCGAATTCACCGTGAAGGTGGACTACGTGTCCCTCGACCCCGCGATGCGCGGGTGGCTCGACGACGTGAAGTCGTACGTGCCGCCGGTGGCGATCGGTGAGGTGATGCGCACCCATGCCGTCGGCCGGGTGGTGGCGTCGAAGAACGCGAAGTTCCCGGAGGGGCAACTGGTCTCCGGGCAGTTCGGCGTGCAGGAGTTCGCGCTCTCCGACGGCCGCGGCGCTCTCGCCGTCGACGAGTCGCTCGCCCCGGCACCGACATGGCTGGGCGCGCTCGGGTTTCCCGGCATGACCGCCTATTTCGGCCTCACCGACGTCGGCAAGCTAGAAAAGGGCGACACCGTGCTCATCTCGGGTGCGGCGGGAGCGGTCGGGAGTATCGCCGGGCAGATCGCCAAGCTGAAGGGCGCCACCGTGATCGGCATCGCCGGCGGCCCGGAGAAGTGCGCGTGGCTGACCGAGGATCTGGGTTTCGACGCGGCGATCGACTACAAATCCGAATCGGTCGGGAAGGCGCTGCGCGCCGCCGCACCGGACGGAATCGACATCTACTTCGACAACGTCGGCGGCGAGATCCTCGACGCCGCACTGGCCCGGCTCCGCAAGAACGCCCGGGTCGCGCTGTGCGGTGCGATCTCCGGATACAACGCCACCGACCCGCAGCCCGGCCCGTCCCGGTATCTGTCGCTGCTGGTCAACCGGGCGTCGATGACCGGGTTCATCGTGTTCGACTACCTCGACCGGTTCCCCGAGGGCATGGAGGCGATGTCGGAGTGGATCCGCGCCGGGGAGATCGTGACCCGCGAGCAGGTGGAGACCGGGGGCGTCGAGGCCTTCGGCCGCACACTCAATCTGCTGTTCGACGGCGCCAACACCGGCAAGCTCGTGCTGGAGATCGGCGACCACTGA
- a CDS encoding AMP-binding protein codes for MANVIDPVSRHADATPGNIALRGADSTLTYGQLRDASTRYAGALTRAGLSPGSRVLLAAPSVPEFVVAYLGIQAAGCVVVPVNTMSTRPETEYVLADAGAALAIVWHELGPAIGDAASALDIPVWTLAPGAAAPDAEPVPVVERDRDDTAAILYTSGTTGRPKGAELTVGNLLSGGEIGAECSRGSSDDRTGTGLPLFHVFGQASVMMATFTGGGSLSLLARFDPAAMLALLRRDRLTIMAGVPTMWNAMLHAADGADSQDFIQLRIAISGGASLPGEVAREFESRFGCTILEGYGLTETTAFGTFNDIDRGGKIGYTGRAVPRLEVEVRDHDDTACPPGTVGEVFVKGATVMKGYWNRPSDTAAVLDADGWLRTGDLGEIDADGDLRIVDRVKDLIIRGGYNVYPSEVEEVLYTHPDILEAAVVGVPDDHYGEEVAAVVATVPGSGLDGGELTSWARERLSAYKIPRIVAIVDSLPKGSTGKILKRSIDRTALKNDALTAEVPER; via the coding sequence ATGGCAAACGTGATCGATCCGGTGTCCCGCCACGCGGACGCCACTCCCGGCAACATCGCGCTACGGGGCGCGGACAGCACCCTGACCTACGGACAGTTGCGCGACGCGAGCACCCGGTATGCGGGAGCACTCACCCGAGCGGGCCTGTCCCCTGGCAGCAGAGTCCTCCTGGCCGCACCCTCCGTGCCCGAATTCGTGGTGGCGTATCTGGGAATTCAGGCGGCGGGGTGCGTCGTGGTCCCGGTGAACACGATGTCCACCCGGCCCGAGACCGAGTACGTCCTCGCCGACGCCGGCGCCGCGCTCGCCATCGTGTGGCACGAACTCGGGCCCGCGATCGGCGACGCCGCGTCCGCGTTGGACATCCCCGTCTGGACGCTCGCACCCGGTGCCGCCGCACCGGACGCCGAGCCGGTTCCCGTCGTCGAGCGGGACCGCGACGACACCGCCGCCATCCTCTACACGTCCGGCACCACCGGGCGGCCGAAGGGCGCGGAGCTGACGGTCGGGAACCTGTTGTCCGGCGGTGAGATCGGCGCCGAATGCAGTCGCGGTTCCAGCGACGACCGGACGGGCACCGGGCTTCCCCTGTTCCACGTCTTCGGCCAGGCCTCGGTCATGATGGCGACGTTCACGGGCGGCGGGTCGCTGTCGCTGCTGGCGCGGTTCGACCCGGCCGCGATGCTCGCCCTCCTGCGACGCGACCGGCTCACGATCATGGCCGGGGTGCCGACGATGTGGAACGCAATGCTCCACGCCGCGGACGGCGCCGACTCGCAGGACTTCATCCAACTGCGCATCGCCATCTCCGGGGGCGCGTCGCTGCCGGGCGAAGTGGCCCGCGAATTCGAGTCCCGCTTCGGGTGCACCATCCTCGAGGGATACGGGCTCACCGAAACCACCGCGTTCGGCACGTTCAACGACATCGACCGCGGCGGAAAGATCGGCTACACCGGACGCGCGGTGCCCCGGCTGGAGGTCGAGGTGCGGGACCACGACGACACCGCCTGCCCTCCCGGCACCGTCGGCGAGGTGTTCGTGAAGGGGGCGACCGTGATGAAGGGCTACTGGAACCGGCCGTCCGACACGGCGGCCGTCCTGGACGCGGACGGCTGGCTGCGCACGGGCGATCTGGGTGAGATCGATGCGGACGGGGATCTGCGCATCGTCGACCGGGTGAAGGACCTCATCATCCGCGGCGGCTACAACGTGTACCCGAGCGAAGTCGAGGAGGTGTTGTACACACACCCCGACATCCTCGAGGCCGCCGTCGTGGGTGTTCCCGACGATCACTACGGCGAGGAGGTGGCCGCGGTCGTGGCCACCGTCCCCGGTTCCGGACTGGACGGCGGCGAACTGACCAGCTGGGCGCGGGAACGACTGTCCGCATACAAGATTCCCCGGATCGTCGCGATCGTCGATTCCCTCCCCAAGGGGTCGACCGGAAAGATCCTCAAGCGGTCGATCGACCGGACCGCACTGAAGAACGACGCATTGACCGCAGAAGTACCCGAAAGGTGA
- a CDS encoding acyl-CoA dehydrogenase family protein has product MSLFDISDRAQQLQTDLLEFMDSHVYPAEAVYEEQMRESGDPHFQPPVLEELKAEARRRGLWNLFHPHPGTGAGLTNLEYAPLAEIMGRSHIASEACNCNAPDTGNMEVLELFGTAEHKEKYLTPLLEGTMASAFAMTEPAVASSDATNVELSMVRDGDEYVLNGRKWFASNALHRNCRVLIVMGKTDPSAAPHRQQSMMVVPIDAPGVTVMRGLPVFGYQDREGHAEIDFADVRVPVEDVLKGEGEGFAISQARLGPGRIHHCMRAIGMAERALELMCRRASSRVTFGKPVSENANVQDWIAEARIEIEMIRLLTLKAAYLMDTVGNKEARTEIAAIKVAAPNIALKIVDRAIQVHGGAGVTDDFPLAMAWAHLRTLRLADGPDEVHKRAIARQELRQYRDAAVSASTNGHKVAVS; this is encoded by the coding sequence ATGTCCCTGTTTGACATCTCGGATCGCGCCCAGCAGTTGCAGACCGATCTGCTGGAGTTCATGGATTCGCATGTGTATCCGGCGGAGGCGGTGTACGAGGAGCAGATGCGGGAGTCGGGGGATCCGCATTTCCAGCCGCCGGTGTTGGAGGAGTTGAAGGCGGAGGCGCGGCGGCGGGGGTTGTGGAATCTGTTTCATCCGCATCCGGGGACGGGTGCGGGGTTGACGAATCTCGAGTATGCGCCGTTGGCGGAGATCATGGGGCGCAGTCATATTGCGTCGGAGGCGTGCAATTGTAATGCGCCGGATACGGGAAATATGGAGGTGCTGGAGTTGTTCGGTACGGCCGAGCACAAGGAGAAGTATCTGACGCCGTTGCTGGAGGGGACGATGGCGTCGGCGTTCGCGATGACGGAGCCGGCGGTGGCGAGTTCGGATGCGACGAATGTGGAGTTGTCGATGGTCCGGGACGGTGACGAGTATGTGCTGAACGGGCGGAAGTGGTTTGCGTCGAATGCGTTGCATCGTAATTGTCGGGTGTTGATCGTGATGGGGAAGACGGATCCGTCGGCGGCGCCGCATCGGCAGCAGTCGATGATGGTGGTGCCGATCGATGCGCCGGGGGTGACGGTGATGCGGGGGTTGCCGGTGTTCGGGTATCAGGATCGTGAGGGGCATGCGGAGATCGATTTCGCGGATGTGCGGGTTCCGGTCGAGGATGTGCTGAAGGGGGAGGGGGAGGGTTTCGCGATTTCGCAGGCGCGCCTGGGTCCGGGTCGGATTCACCATTGCATGCGGGCGATCGGGATGGCGGAGCGGGCGTTGGAGTTGATGTGTCGTCGGGCGTCGTCGCGGGTGACGTTCGGTAAGCCGGTCAGTGAGAATGCGAATGTTCAGGATTGGATTGCGGAGGCGCGGATCGAGATCGAGATGATTCGGTTGTTGACGCTGAAGGCGGCGTATCTGATGGATACGGTGGGGAACAAGGAGGCGCGGACAGAGATCGCGGCGATCAAGGTGGCGGCTCCGAATATTGCGCTCAAGATTGTGGATCGGGCGATTCAGGTGCACGGTGGGGCCGGCGTGACCGACGACTTCCCCCTCGCCATGGCCTGGGCGCACCTGCGCACGCTGCGCCTGGCGGACGGTCCCGACGAGGTCCACAAGCGCGCCATCGCACGGCAGGAACTTCGGCAGTACCGCGACGCCGCCGTCAGCGCCTCCACCAACGGACACAAGGTTGCGGTGAGCTGA
- a CDS encoding SDR family oxidoreductase, translating to MKVAQKVAIVTGGGGGIGGAIADRLADQGAKVLVADLDPNAAAAVADRINARHPGTAVAEGADVADADQIRRIIERAETEFGPVDLYFANAGIAGAPGLDADDAGWDLAIDVNVRAHIRAARQLVPKWIERGEGYFVSTASAAGLLTQIGSATYAVTKHAAVAFSEWLSVTYGDNGVRVSCLCPMGVETKLMRSGENSGDPLGVAATRAVVSAGDVLQPEQVADIVLDAVDRETFLILPHESVLTMYRQKGSDYDRWLRGMRRYQSSLMEHA from the coding sequence GTGAAGGTTGCACAGAAGGTCGCCATCGTGACCGGCGGTGGAGGCGGTATCGGCGGAGCGATCGCAGACCGTCTCGCCGACCAGGGTGCCAAGGTGCTGGTCGCCGATCTCGATCCGAACGCAGCCGCCGCGGTTGCGGACCGAATCAACGCACGCCACCCCGGAACGGCCGTCGCCGAGGGCGCCGACGTCGCGGACGCCGATCAGATCCGGCGCATCATCGAGCGCGCCGAGACCGAGTTCGGCCCGGTCGATCTCTACTTCGCCAACGCCGGTATCGCGGGAGCACCCGGCCTCGACGCCGACGACGCCGGCTGGGATCTCGCGATCGACGTCAACGTCCGCGCCCACATCCGCGCCGCCCGGCAACTCGTGCCGAAGTGGATCGAGCGGGGGGAGGGGTACTTCGTGTCGACCGCGTCCGCGGCCGGGCTCCTCACTCAGATCGGCTCGGCCACCTACGCCGTCACCAAGCATGCGGCTGTCGCGTTCTCCGAATGGCTGTCGGTCACCTACGGGGACAACGGAGTCCGGGTCAGCTGCCTCTGTCCGATGGGAGTCGAGACGAAGTTGATGCGCTCCGGCGAGAACTCGGGTGATCCACTCGGCGTCGCGGCCACCCGGGCCGTCGTCTCGGCAGGCGACGTGCTGCAGCCGGAGCAGGTCGCCGACATCGTGCTCGACGCCGTGGACCGGGAGACGTTCCTGATCCTGCCCCACGAGAGCGTCCTCACCATGTACCGGCAGAAGGGGTCCGACTACGACCGCTGGCTCCGCGGGATGCGCCGCTACCAGAGTTCGCTGATGGAGCACGCGTGA
- a CDS encoding enoyl-CoA hydratase-related protein has protein sequence MTPEHADLVLAERRGPVLVLTFNRPDKLNAWTDDLEDRYFTLLSDAEDDPGVRAIVVTGAGRGFCAGADLGRLQAVGDVSEEDLLRPRPRDLPATLRKPLIGAINGVAAGLGMVEALYCDVRFASASARFTTAFAKRGLIAEYGISWLLPRLVGRSRAADLLLSSRMVDAEEALRIGLVDHLVPDGSVVDAAVAYAEQLSAHCSPTSMAVIKDQLQNDADGTYAESVARAEGLMLQAFRGADLVEGIQSHLDKRTPMFPSLPVRSSHVPV, from the coding sequence GTGACACCCGAGCACGCAGACCTGGTCCTCGCCGAGCGGCGCGGACCGGTCCTGGTGCTGACGTTCAACCGGCCGGACAAGCTGAACGCCTGGACCGACGACCTCGAGGACCGCTACTTCACGCTGCTGAGCGACGCCGAGGACGACCCCGGCGTACGCGCGATCGTCGTGACCGGAGCCGGGCGCGGGTTCTGCGCAGGCGCCGACCTCGGACGCCTGCAGGCCGTCGGTGACGTCTCCGAAGAAGACCTCCTCCGACCGCGTCCCCGCGACCTTCCCGCGACACTGCGCAAGCCGCTGATCGGGGCGATCAACGGGGTCGCCGCCGGGCTCGGAATGGTGGAAGCCCTCTACTGCGACGTCCGGTTCGCCTCGGCGTCCGCCCGGTTCACGACCGCCTTCGCCAAGCGGGGACTGATCGCCGAATACGGCATCTCCTGGCTGCTGCCCCGGCTCGTGGGACGCAGCCGCGCCGCCGACCTGCTGCTGTCGAGCCGCATGGTGGACGCCGAGGAGGCACTGCGCATCGGACTCGTCGACCACCTCGTGCCGGACGGTTCGGTCGTCGACGCCGCGGTCGCGTATGCCGAACAGCTGTCGGCGCACTGCTCCCCGACGTCGATGGCCGTCATCAAGGACCAACTACAGAACGATGCGGACGGCACCTACGCCGAGTCCGTGGCCCGCGCGGAAGGCCTGATGTTGCAGGCGTTCCGCGGGGCCGATCTCGTCGAGGGCATACAGAGTCACCTCGACAAGCGCACACCCATGTTTCCCTCACTACCCGTCAGGAGTTCCCATGTCCCTGTTTGA
- a CDS encoding MaoC family dehydratase has product MTDTTALPVRPASFDELTALIGKELGPTDWHDVTQERVNAFADATGDHQWIHIDPERAAASPLGSTIAHGLYSLSLGPALSATLLRFDGFAHSLNYGYNKVRFPAPVPVGSRIRMRATVQSAEQVGGGIQVTMSQVVEREGSDKPVVVSESVARVVEAG; this is encoded by the coding sequence ATGACCGACACCACCGCACTGCCCGTTCGCCCCGCGAGCTTCGACGAGCTCACGGCGCTGATCGGCAAGGAGCTGGGCCCCACCGACTGGCACGACGTCACCCAGGAACGCGTCAACGCCTTCGCCGACGCGACCGGCGACCACCAGTGGATTCACATCGATCCCGAGCGCGCCGCCGCCAGCCCGCTCGGCAGCACCATCGCGCACGGGTTGTACAGCCTGTCCCTCGGACCGGCACTGTCGGCGACCCTGCTGCGGTTCGACGGTTTCGCCCACAGCCTGAACTACGGCTACAACAAGGTGCGTTTCCCCGCGCCGGTGCCGGTGGGTTCACGCATCCGGATGCGCGCCACCGTGCAGTCCGCGGAACAGGTCGGGGGCGGCATCCAGGTGACGATGAGCCAGGTCGTCGAGCGCGAGGGCTCCGACAAGCCGGTGGTCGTGTCCGAGTCCGTCGCCCGCGTCGTCGAGGCCGGATAA
- a CDS encoding quinone oxidoreductase family protein produces the protein MRAITISRFGEVDVLEAADLAVPEPGPGQVSIDVSHAAVGLADVLMRRGEFGGTPPIVPGLEVAGTVREVGAGVHHLRVGQPVVTLSRPTAGGYAEVSVADAAITIPLDSVDPRLDAAEAVAVVPNTTTALLSLELVGNVGPGSQVLIHGAAGALSGITAQVARRLGAAQVLGTVRSSRRAAEAERYGYDLVMSSNGFRIALSDAGIDSVDIVVDPVGGRLRAESLEVLAPLGRLLAVGNASGEDDVRVGANELWLANRAVLGFNVGGLLMQDPTAAEAAARRAIAWVAAGTVSMPHATLPLAQAAEAHRLLESGDCEGRIVLTVPD, from the coding sequence ATGCGCGCGATCACCATTTCACGCTTCGGCGAGGTAGACGTCCTCGAGGCGGCCGACCTCGCCGTTCCGGAACCGGGGCCCGGCCAGGTGAGTATCGACGTGTCGCACGCCGCGGTCGGGTTGGCGGACGTCCTCATGCGGCGTGGTGAATTCGGTGGGACACCACCGATCGTGCCCGGCCTCGAGGTGGCGGGAACGGTGCGGGAAGTCGGTGCCGGCGTACATCATCTGCGGGTCGGCCAGCCCGTCGTGACGCTCTCTCGCCCCACCGCGGGCGGTTATGCCGAGGTGTCGGTGGCCGATGCGGCCATCACGATCCCGCTGGATTCCGTCGACCCTCGCCTCGATGCGGCCGAGGCGGTCGCGGTGGTCCCGAACACGACCACGGCGCTGCTGTCTCTGGAACTCGTGGGCAATGTCGGCCCGGGAAGTCAGGTGCTGATCCACGGCGCCGCAGGTGCCCTCTCGGGAATCACTGCACAGGTGGCCCGTCGGCTCGGCGCCGCGCAGGTGCTGGGCACGGTCCGGTCCTCCCGGCGTGCGGCGGAGGCCGAGCGGTACGGATACGACCTGGTGATGTCGAGCAACGGATTCCGCATCGCTCTGTCGGACGCGGGCATCGATTCGGTGGACATCGTCGTGGACCCGGTCGGCGGCCGGTTGCGCGCCGAGAGCCTCGAGGTGCTGGCGCCGCTGGGCCGGCTTCTCGCCGTGGGCAATGCGAGCGGAGAGGACGACGTGCGGGTCGGGGCCAACGAGTTGTGGCTCGCCAACCGCGCCGTCCTGGGTTTCAACGTCGGTGGACTGCTGATGCAGGATCCGACTGCCGCGGAGGCCGCCGCGCGCCGCGCGATCGCATGGGTGGCCGCGGGCACGGTGAGCATGCCGCACGCCACGCTGCCGCTGGCGCAGGCCGCCGAGGCGCACCGCCTGCTCGAATCCGGGGACTGCGAGGGCCGGATCGTGCTGACGGTGCCGGACTGA
- a CDS encoding SDR family oxidoreductase, translating into MAGLDLTGRTAIVTGASRGIGLAVAKAIAAAGGNVVLTSRSQESADAAAAQVGGTAIGIAAHAVDEEAARRCVDVTLERFGSLDILVNNAGTNPSFGPVIDQDHARFAKTFDVNLWAPVLWTGLVTKAWMGEHGGAVVNTASIGGMAFEANIGLYNASKAALIHVTKQLALELSPKVRVNAVAPGVVRTKLAEALWKEHEQAVSASTALGRIGEPEDIASAVAFLVSDAASWITGETMVIDGGQLLGDALPFRQGAQLGV; encoded by the coding sequence ATGGCCGGACTCGACCTCACCGGACGCACCGCGATCGTCACCGGCGCCTCGCGGGGCATCGGCCTGGCCGTCGCCAAGGCCATCGCGGCCGCGGGCGGCAACGTGGTGCTCACCTCACGGTCCCAGGAATCGGCCGACGCCGCCGCGGCCCAGGTCGGGGGCACCGCGATCGGAATTGCTGCCCACGCCGTCGACGAAGAGGCCGCCCGGCGCTGCGTCGACGTCACCCTCGAACGCTTCGGCAGCCTGGACATCCTGGTCAACAATGCGGGAACGAACCCTTCGTTCGGGCCGGTCATCGACCAGGACCACGCGCGATTCGCCAAGACCTTCGACGTGAACCTGTGGGCGCCGGTGCTGTGGACCGGGCTCGTCACGAAGGCGTGGATGGGCGAGCACGGCGGCGCCGTGGTCAACACCGCCTCCATCGGCGGCATGGCCTTCGAGGCGAACATCGGCCTGTACAACGCGTCCAAGGCCGCGCTGATTCACGTCACCAAGCAACTGGCACTGGAACTCTCACCGAAGGTGCGGGTCAACGCCGTCGCCCCGGGTGTGGTGCGGACCAAGCTGGCCGAGGCGCTGTGGAAGGAACACGAGCAGGCCGTGTCGGCGTCCACGGCCCTGGGACGGATCGGTGAACCCGAGGACATCGCGTCCGCGGTCGCGTTCCTCGTCTCCGATGCCGCGAGCTGGATCACCGGCGAAACCATGGTGATCGACGGCGGTCAACTGCTCGGCGACGCCCTCCCGTTCCGGCAGGGGGCCCAACTCGGTGTCTAG
- a CDS encoding phosphotransferase family protein, with amino-acid sequence MSSVDVVGIDIEAVSRWFGTLGIDSAGPLTFDRIGLGQSNLTYLVRDEAGGRWVLRRPPLGHLLASAHDVAREARILSALEDTAVPTPRVFGLTDDPEVTEVPLLLMEFVDGQVVDRMSIAESLTPERRRAIGLSLPRTLAKIHAVDLDRTGLTDLASHKPYAQRQLKRWSGQWEKSKTRELPALDDLTRRLAASVPEQRELTLVHGDFHLRNVITSHQTGEVTAALDWELCTLGDPLADVGSLLAYWPEPGETTGGDFPASTLDGFPDRVEIAGVYLDETGRDPEALAFWHVLGLWKVAVIAEGVMRRARDEPQNKAAAGTPTVERIDDLVAKACDIAARAGI; translated from the coding sequence GTGTCTAGCGTGGACGTCGTCGGCATCGACATCGAGGCCGTGAGCCGCTGGTTCGGCACGCTCGGCATCGACAGTGCCGGACCGCTGACCTTCGACCGGATCGGACTCGGACAGTCCAACCTCACCTACCTCGTCCGGGACGAGGCGGGTGGCAGATGGGTGCTCCGGCGCCCGCCCCTCGGACACCTGCTGGCGTCGGCCCACGACGTCGCACGGGAGGCGCGGATCCTCTCCGCCCTCGAGGACACCGCGGTGCCCACCCCGCGGGTATTCGGGCTCACCGACGACCCGGAGGTGACCGAGGTACCGCTGCTGCTGATGGAGTTCGTCGACGGACAGGTCGTCGATCGCATGTCGATCGCGGAGTCCCTGACGCCGGAACGTCGCCGGGCGATCGGTCTGTCGCTGCCGCGGACGCTGGCGAAGATCCACGCGGTGGACCTCGACCGGACCGGGTTGACCGACCTGGCCAGCCACAAGCCGTATGCGCAGCGTCAGCTCAAGCGGTGGTCGGGTCAGTGGGAGAAGTCGAAGACCCGCGAGCTGCCCGCCCTCGACGACCTGACACGGCGGCTCGCCGCCTCGGTACCGGAGCAGCGGGAACTGACACTGGTGCACGGCGACTTCCACCTGCGCAACGTCATCACCTCGCACCAGACCGGGGAGGTGACCGCGGCCCTGGACTGGGAGTTGTGCACCCTCGGCGACCCGCTCGCCGACGTCGGCAGCCTGCTCGCGTACTGGCCGGAGCCGGGCGAGACCACCGGCGGCGACTTCCCCGCGTCCACCCTCGACGGTTTCCCGGACCGGGTGGAGATCGCCGGGGTGTACCTCGACGAGACCGGCCGCGACCCGGAGGCCCTGGCGTTCTGGCACGTCCTCGGCCTCTGGAAGGTCGCGGTCATCGCCGAGGGCGTCATGCGCCGCGCGCGGGACGAACCGCAGAACAAGGCGGCCGCGGGCACCCCGACCGTCGAGCGTATCGACGACCTCGTGGCCAAGGCGTGCGACATCGCCGCCCGGGCCGGAATCTGA